In the genome of Lactuca sativa cultivar Salinas chromosome 3, Lsat_Salinas_v11, whole genome shotgun sequence, the window GTTTGGTatttatataagtttaaaaagttgatttttttttcttttttttatttccaACGGCTCAAATATTGACCGTTTAAAACATTTGACATTGATTGGTCATAACAACGCGTAAATGACATCAATCCTCACCACGTTTACGGACAAGGGGGAGGTGTTCACGCGTAGGAACCCCCAACCACGTCACCTTTATGCGTCAAAATGCGTACCACACCCGATGGCCTAACTGCACATATATCACCAGTAATCATCTGATTAAACAATTCCTCAATTAAAATCAAGGTATGTTTTGAAGGTTATCctgcttctttttcttctcaTTATCAACATCTTGTTGTAAAAGAAAGTATCATCTAGTTAGCCAACAATAGAGTAATGGAAATAAGAACATCAAAAGTAATTAGCAACGTTTATGACAAAAAGTGTATCAATCACTTGTAAGTTTGTTAATAAATCTTAATAAATTTGAATTCCTAAAACAAATTTTAGGCATCTTGATGCAAAAATTTACCTCATCCTAAGATCCAGACCTAATGTAAACTTCAGTATCAGTAGGAATGTGTAATAACGAATCAAGAATTTGAAATTTACACAAATTAAGTGAAAACCCCATCAACTAAGAtctaaaaataagaaaaatattaaaGTTTTTGTGATCCTCTATGTCTTTTCCAGATAGAAAACGTGTCCCTGTTTTTGTTCATCCAAATTTGTTAAGATAAATCTCGTTCAGGCAAGTAACTACAAAAAAAACACAAAAGTGCTTATACAGATCAAAGATATGAAAAAAACTAAATCGGAAAGAGAGAGGGTAAGTGGTGTGTTATTTGGAACAAAACGTCCACATCAAACCAAACAGTATCAGATGTGATCTTGCACAAAAACTCCATTTCGGGTTTGAAATAAAAGAGAAGCtaggtaaaaaaaaaactttacttGGAATCAAAGAGAATCTAGGTCAAATCTATTTGGTTTGCCTAATCAGTGAGTTCCCAATGACAACTACCATCTGTAAGACAACGTAGATGGATAACCAGCAAGACCTCAACCTGCGCACCCAATAGCAAAAGAAAAACCATTTTTAGCTTTACTTGGTGTGTTCTTGGTTGGGAGATTGAAGAGGCTGACACCATAGAGAAAATCGATTCTAGGGAGCTTTGTGGTGGTCGATAACAGATGGTTGGGTGTAGAGAGAAATCCTAGGTTGTCTCCTAGCTGCAAAATGTCAAGATCAAGGTGAGTTTTAGGGATTGAAATCTAGATAGAGAGTGAGTTTAGGGCATGATGGCGGTGGTGCGAAGTTTGaaagaaaattatttaaaaatcatgAACAATAGCAAATACATGTATCTGAATTCGATTTTGAAGTCAATCCATTAAGGTTCTTTGGCTGATTTCACCCTTTTGAAGCCGATTTCACTCTTCTTAGCACCATCCTTCATGATATTCCAATAATTCTTTTGGTTCCCTACACACACAAAGCGAAGAGGTTGGGACGAGTCATCGAGAAAGGGAAAAGAAACAACAATGGTCGGTTCGTAGAGTGGGAGGATTTAGAGAGATAGATGGagaatttgattctttcgaagCGATTTTTTTGGTTACGTTTTAACTTGTACTTATTGTATTATTTTTTGTATGATTTTGGGTtagtttaaaatttaatattattttattagtgattaTTTGTACTTTAAGCTTAGAGACTGGAACgtcttaaaaatatattattattatattgaatcAATTTATAGAAATAATGAGATTTCTTTTTATAACATAGTATAGATAAGTTTTATCTCAATTTTCAAGATGTATTCGTGTCGAGTATTCGTGTCATGACGTGTCACTCACAGATTCATGTATTCGTGTCTTGAATTTCCAGGTCTAGTATTCATGGTGGTGGTTGTTGTCGCTGCTGAAACAGAAGGTAAAGGAGGAGGAGGTTGATGGTGGCTGTGTGGATAGAGCCAGAGAGAAAAGGCTCATTAAGAGttggttttgtttattttttcCTTCTAATTTCTGGTTAGTAGGAGTTTGTGGTGGTGAAAATAGGCGGACGATGGTGGTAGCAATGGACATCAGTAAGAGTATGTGGTGGCAGACTTTGGTCGGAGTACGAGCCGGTAGCGTGTAACACCTATTCCAAGTATTATTGGATCtatttgattttagggttttggttgtggactcggcgagttgaaggatcaactcgtcgagtagaactaTTAATTTCGGACGCGGGACcgggacctactcgacgagtcggaaggccccgactcagcgagtaggaactataaagagaaaccctaatttttaagggtttgtgccctatataaaggacttaTGGCTCATTTGTGGCCTCCTTCAGCAACTTACTACCCAGAGGAGAGCGTTttcggccgtaaaccctcttttggTGAGAAAAAGAGCCTTTGTGAGCGTCTTTTGGAGGATTGTGGAGATTGAAGGAGAAAGAATCAGGAGAGAAGCTGTAGACCCAACATCTATATCATATTGTCCATCAGTCTAAGGTACAAAGCCATGGCCTTTACCTCTAATTGCTTAGATCCCCTTTCTTGGAAGTGAATGACCATTTTTGGGGAAAAATGGGGTCAAGCTTGAATCTGGacttatggttctagatctggacctcCTTAGGTCCCCAATGGCATAAAGTTGCTCCCTTTATGCAATTCAGCCCCTTTCCATGCAGTGAAACCTTGTATGAAGACTAGTTTTGGTGTTATGGCCATGAggggccttgcatgcacgtaaagtttgcaactttacgtgacatcTACATTAGGgaaggctagatctgaagtttgggacgcTAGATCCCACTGGAAAAGTCCGAAAACAAGTGGGACTAAAGGAACTCGCCGATTCCTTTAATCAACGTGATGAGTCAGCCAAGGACTTTACGACCAAGGGGTTTTCGGTTAGGAGTTTGCGGTTGAGAGTTTGCGGTCGCGAACgttagggaactcgacgagtcactcatgtgactcggcgagttgacgagttaAGCAAGAGCTCTACAAGTGGCTGGCtatactcaacgagttgaggtcaacatggactgttaaccttGACGGTGGACCTTGACTTTGTCCAGGGTTGACCTAAGAGTATTTATGGGTTTGTGTCAAGTTAATCACCTGATGATTATGGGAAGttgagaaggagcagtgtgtgCGATATGACTGACTTAAGCTTATCAATTCAACAttcgagaggtgagtcttctcaccatatcaatgggtctaaggcaccaaggccggcccattttatgaGATGCGGTTGGTTGATTGAATATGCGATATGATAGTATGACATTTGTATggaagaccacgtgggggttcccgtggcatttggtataagaccttggagggtttccatgacatCGTAGTATACTTGCTTGTATAGTTTGCATTATGTCTTGTTTGGTAGGAAGACCTTGTGAGGGTTCTCAAGGCAAGAAGACCTTGTGGGGGTTCCCAGGAcaagaagaccatgtgggggttcccatggcagataaagaccacgtgggggttcctgTGATATTAGGTGTAAGACCCGGGAGGGTTTCTAGGGCTTCCTTATTTGTTgaatgcatggcttatgtgatatgtgtagctTATAGCTAATGTGATATATGTTATGTAGATTGTGTGTAgagtatgctctggggaactcactaaggtttgtgcttacggtttacagttttggtttcaggtatcatcgatttggaaaagaagggttcggattgatcgcagtgcatacacctatgatttccgcaatgaatgattttgggatgaactctgataaatgattTACTTAACGATGATTTGAAATGTTCGAAATAAATGGTATCAGTGTCTTAggtaaattaaaatgaaatttttacccttgattttgggtcgttacatagcGGCAGACGGTGGTTAGAGTAGATGTTAATGGCGAGGGACAATGGTGTTCTTAAATGTTGAGAGACTGAGATGGAGAGAAGTATAGGGAGAAACGTATTTTAGACATTTCATATATTCATGCTAGTAATTAATGGTATTAACCTAACGATGTTAGTCATAAGGACCCGTGGTGTTACTACTTTTGTCAAAAGGGTCCAATGAAGTACTAAGTTTTGTCGAAAGAGCCCATTAATGTAAAAAGGTTTCATAAGAATTTTTTGGGGACAATTTTAAAACCACAAGTATCATTTATAAAATTTTGTCTACATTGTAATACTCTAAAAATATCATCatataaacatcaaaatatcatcatATAAAACATATGATTTTAACATTTAACCATATCTCAAAAACTTATTGTTAGACACCATAATAACAATTCAAACTTTATTAAATTCACCATAAAATACAAGAGAAAAACAAACACTACCTGACATATAATGTACATACTTATAAAATTACAGGATATTAACATATCAGCGTCTCATTCtaatacaaaaaaaacatataaatcttATTCAAATATGGTTTTAATTTGATGGATATGACGGAAATCATATGCCATTACTAAAGTTCCATCCATTCTTTTGAGCACAAATCTTTCAACCAAAACATAACAACCAAATCTCTTCCATCCACCACTTCCTTCAAACTTCTCTTCTCTTGTAACCATATGTATCCTGTTATCTCCACCATCAACCCATCCAACTTTTTCTTCTTCCCACCTCATTCTTTCAACAATTTCTCTTCTCAACCCTACACTTTCTTCTTTCACATTATCAGCCCCACGACAGAAAAACCATAAGGTTCCATCTACCATGTCTTTCTCATCCCATATAGCCTCTTGCTGACTCTCACCAATAAAAACCGCTTCATTTTGAAATGAAGCTTTCACAAACACATCATTTCCTTTGTCATTATGCTCGTTTTCCTGTTCGAAAACTGGTTCCCATTTTTGTTCCAatgtcatttcataaaagatagaCATTTTCACCTGTTCGTTCAATCTTCCTTCTTTTATGAACATAAAAGGACAATACCACTTGCCAACGACCACTGAATTGGAAGTTTTGTTGGAGGGTGAGAAACTAAATTCAGGGAGGCGTGAACGAAGGGAATCATTGAGTCCATTTGCTTCACGTAACTCATAATTTTTAGGAGTTTTAGTGTAGATTTCCCAACCTTTTCTCCTTAAGAAATGTGGAGGGTATCCATCTTCAGCGACAGATTTGGCATTAAAGCTTCCATCACCTCTACAAGATGCTTTGTAAGGAACGATCTCAAACTGTTGGTACACATCATTTGGCTCCAATGGCCTTGGTTTTACATCACTAACACAATTACAGAAACAACATGGCGTCATGTCTTCCTCCTTGGAGCATGCAAAAGCTTCCCTGAAAAGCCTTAATGTTAGTTTATTCGACATCAATAGGACTTGTGTTTCTCTCATGCTTCTATTGTTCTTCTTGAGTATGCTTATTATTGTCTGTCCAAACTTTTTTTTAGATAAACGGCATTatacttttataattttttatgttttgatcCAATTTCTGATATTTTAACTTCCTGAAAGTTACATAATGATGCAAAAACTTCATATTTTATACCTTTACCATTATTTATAGTTTCCTAACATTGTGTCAGTTACATAAACACCCTTAAGGTTTTATTCGATCATCATTATAAAATCATGTGTTAATAATGtgtgaaatgaaattgatggATTAAGAAGACAAAAAGAGTTAACATGCAAGCAAATAGGAGAAATCAGAAAACACATGCTACATATCTAAAGGATTACTTGAGCGAAAAAGTTAATTGATAAAACTAAGCAATGTATAGCATACACACATACCCTTTATGCGATCCACGTGGCTTTATTGCATAGTAACGGTTTGAAGACAATGGTTGATTAAGGACAGGAATAAAGACAACTTCATTATAATAAACACGTCGATGTTCACCATTCCCTGAAGCATAACGTGTGGTCAATCTTTTGTTCTGAGGGAAGGGTAACCCTGCAAGATACCGATTCTTGTAGAGCCCAAAGCATGAGTAAGTTTCGGACTCTTCGTCTTGGATTATCAAGTAACCCGAGTTTGGACCCTCGGGAGGCTGATAAAGAGCTTCCGGAGAGCTCTTGTAATGAGAAAGAGATCGAGTCACATACATATCAAAACTTATGGTTTTAGTTTGTGGTTTTGAAAATAGGTTGTTGATGTTATCATGTGTATATATACATTAGAGATTTGAGATTCAAGTGATTATCTTGGAGAAGTTAAATAAGTAATTTGAATTTTCTTTTGATTATTCTATTTTGACCAAATCAACTACTGTTGACTTTTTTGTGGACATTAAAGATATTATCTGGTACAGATCGAGGTTTTGGATGTTTAATATATTATGTTGGAAACTTCGTTGCATCCGTGTATGATTAGAGATGAAGATCCTAGGTAGCTTCGCGGAAAGTGTTGGTATTTTAAATTGGAATGTTAACTTCAAGCTAGTTAACTGATATtgtcatttttaataaataaataaataaataaagaaattctAGTCGAACGTGAAGAGATGTTTTTTACGAATCTCAAAAAGTTGACACAAGCTCCTAAGCTACACGTCTCATATCACATTTttacatattaatttttttttatatgttaCTTTCGATTGGTTTATTTGGAACTctgttgatttatttaattattttatattttagagTAAACTAGTAAACTACTACTTTTACTGGCCGTACATAGAAATTAATTTGATGATTCTAAATGTAACTAAAAATAACCACATAAAAAAAGTATGcctaatttataaaaaaacatatataaaaaaaataagtaagtttgtttaaaaaaaaattaacaaaccaAAGTTCTAAAATTGCGTCAAAACTTTGGGCACCTCAAATCTATACCAacacatataaaaataaacacgtaaaaaataatttttctgaAGTTAACGAACGATAAAATTGCAAAATTAGTCTTTGTGGTATTCAAAAAAATATGAATAGGATCCAAAAACTTTTcaacttgcatggatagtccaaaATCAAAAGATTTATGTGAATTTGGTCCCTGATaaattaaaatgactattttgccgtTATTATTTCTCTTTTATATTTAGtgcaatattttattaattataaaaactaaaaactaaaacctttctctccttctctctctctctctctctctctctctctctctctctctctctctctctctctctctctctctctctctctcgatggTCCTTCATTCTTATCGTGAACATCGTTAAATCCTCAAATCTACAACTCCTTACAACACATTTAATACGATCTGAGATATTAAGCACATAAACAAACTATGAGATGGATCAGACAAATGGGGCGGAAGTGAACCAAAACAAATTGATTTTCTCCCCCAACCCATTCTCGTCTCTGTCGCCTCTATTCCATCCTATATTCTCCAGTTGTTGGTACCCAAACACCATCAACCAACTGAAGAGATTTGGTTCCTCAGGAATCCCCAAACTGAAGATGCATCACCAAACCAAATCAAACCTAATCTGGTAATAACGAGATTTCTTTGACATAGATCAATGTTGAAGCAAGCCCCACTTCTGATGACATAATCAAGAAACCCGAAATAGCAAAATTAGGTTTTTTGTCAACAAATAATGGATCTAAATCGAGCAATGTTCATCCCTACCTACTAGTTGCGGGCTCTAATCAGTCGTCATTTGATCCATATTCTTTCCGATTGGTCGCCTATGTTATCTGCTCCTCCAAAAACACCATCGAATCCTCCCTTATCTGCAGCCTATACATCCCTTGGAGATGACAAAATGGCTCGGTATGTCCCGAGCCATATCCGTGATTTCTTCCTCAGCTCATGGATTTCAGACACACAATTACCCAAGTTAGGCATTCTAACATCGTTGTAGACATGGTGCTAGGTGTTGTAATCTCGACTTTTCTTGATGGATTTGGTTTTAGGGTGTTTTGGTTTGTGATCAGGTGAAGTGAACGAGTTTGATGGGGGCATCATGTTGCAGATTGGAATTCTGGGGAGAAAAAACGAGATAGATTGGGAAGAtggtgaagagagagagagagagagagagagagagagagagagagatagagagagagagagagggggtggGTGGGTGGGGGTACATATGGAATGATGGGGTGGACGAGCataattcttttctttttttcattaatacttacaaaataaaaattataaaaaaatacaaagaGAATCTAAAAGGGCAAAACAGTCAATTCAAGTGCTCCATGGACCAAAACTACGAAAATTTCTTAAATTTAGGACCAAAATCACGGAAAAATCTTGATTTTGAACCTTCCATGCAAGTCGTAAACTTTTTGGACCTTATCCACAATTTTTTGAATACCACAGGaccaattttgcagttttgtcaattGTCTTAACGAACAAAAGCTATattgaaaatcaaattttatatatatagtaAAAGGGATAAACATTCAAAGTTTAGAGAGTGAAGGAAAGTAAAAATCAAAtgaatgaaaataatattttgaaaggtAAATATTAAAAAGTATCTTATTACAAAGTAAAATTATAATTACGAGGATAAAAATCAAGAATGTCTAAATGTCATTTGAAAAAGTAAAGGTATAAAGTTTTATTTTAACAAGGAAAAAGTAGCTGAAATAAATAACCGACTTTTGATTTTAGTATgtatataagataattacaagaccAAGATTTGAagtaatttatttgattgtttttttttttaatttttttcaatggaaatgttcttttatatatatatatatatatatatatatatatatatatatatatatatatatatatatatatatatatatatatatatatatatatatatatatatatatatatatattcaaatgtgCATCAACAAATATTTTGTAGATGTAGGGATTAATATGACCAAGtattatttaatttcaataaataattaattaaattatctATCCTTTAATTTAGGCAAATTAGTTATTTAAAACCCTATTGTCTCTTCTATCGACACCTACAAAATCGTATCTCTCCCGCTTCCATCGACCTTCGGCCCCATCAAAAGACCTCACGCCACTTCTCTTATCTCTCGCCATCAGTTTCATGCAGACTCTTTGCTTCCAAGTTCCACCATCTTGAAATCAAGGACACCGTCGACCTCCGATCTCTATAAAATTCGTTTTTGTCTTTCGATTTAAGGGTTTTAAAGAATCGAGATTTTAATTGGTTTGTCTAATGACGAGTTCATATTCATCATATGTTACGGTTTTGAGGCTTTCCCAAATAATTTTTAAGAACATCATAGTCTTGTGATTTTTATCTATCTCCGTCTATCTGAATCTGTGTACATACCCAATATAACTTAAATTGGGTTTAGGTTTAGTATAGATAATTTTACAATGTCCTTAATTTTACTTAATGTTTAGTGGTATTGGACCAACAATAGAGATAATTTAATTTCTTACTTTTACTTGGATACATGTATAGaaacaatatatttaattagattgAGGTTTAAAAGAAATAGTTATAGGTTGGATTTAATCTTCTTATAGAATGAAGATTTTTTCAAGAATAATTTACTATAAAGGCTGTATTGTTATAGAATGTGGCAAAAATTCAAAAAATGACATTGTATGTTTATAGAATGTGACAGTAAAAattgttttttgtttatttttggacCTTAGATTTttcaataatattaataataaattattattctttaagaatgttgttattcttcaactcatgattcaaaattttgttatttttcagaATGTTCATTCAATCAGAATATGTATTCTATCAGAATTTGTATTCAATGAGAATATGTATATTAAACTCTTGGTCCACATTTATTCCTACATCCACATAATACTTATTATCCACACTATAacctaccatatatatatatatatatatatatatatatatatatatatatatatatatatatatatatatatatatatatatatatgttacaacttacaacccgtgggaaccacgggtaaaagatttataaaattttattaaattaataagatttaagtttttttttaagattttgtATTGATTAAAAAACAAAAGGAAACcataatagcaatatactttcaaGGTTTATATATGCAGAAAAGTAATTATCATTTGCCCCTCGTTCAAACTCCTTAATGGATCTGCAAGAGACCATAATGGATCAACCAAACTTGATTGCTTCATCTTGTATTTGAGTAGCAACTTCATCATTCATCTCAATCAAGAAAAAACCCTGAAAAAATAGTAGAGCCTAGAGACAAAAACAAAGCGATTAAGAAACAAACCCCAAAACCCAAATGCCACAAAACCAAGAAAATTGTGTCGTTGGATGCAGATGTCAACTGCTTCTGGATCTAAAACCCAATAACTTTTGATGGGTATAAAGAATCGGAAGGAATGCATCACTAAGGTTTCAGATGAATTACATGGAAAAATAATAAGAAAGAATAAACAATCTACTTTATTTTTTACCATTCCTATTAATATAGACAATGTGCTTTACTTTTAGCATATGATTGCATTGTACTTTCATTTCCTTCCTACAAATAAGATTCAGTTCACTCTTCTTTTCCCTTTCGGCAATAACATCCATATTATACATCCTCCATCAAGCCTGTGAAATATTAGAAAAGGATGAGACTGATATAATCTATATATCAAAGCTTATCATTTCAGACAAAACTTTTTAATTTACCTGATTTAAAGTGGCAACTCTATGTTCCCTTATGTTTAGGAATATTATCCTAGTATTTAAACCACAGTTACTTGCTTCCAAGATTATAGTAGAAAGATGAATCTATCTATAAGCATTCCTCAATAACCACTCAAAAGAAATTTTAGATTTTTGTTTTAATGCAAAGTCATTGCAGAAAATAAATGTTTGAATTCTATCCAAGACTCCAACACATTGACTGTCCATTACACCAATTTGACCACCCCATAGAAGAATTTTTGTCTTCCTTAActattaaataattttaaataaatataacaatcaaaTGGGCAAAATCAAGATACACAACAAAAAGCTTACCAGATAGTTTTTTGAGGGACACTAAGACTGCATTTCTAATACAGGAAAGATACATATGCTCAAAATTCTCTTAGCAACCTCACCTGCAAAAAGATTCAAACAGTCTACTCCATCATATTAGCTGATCACATCTTAGgaatatatttatatatcttgtaattatcttttatataATTTACTATTATATACCCCCTATATGTGGGTATATCTGATTGTATCTTATCCCTATTTATATATAGGGCTTTATTCATTAACGGAAGATAAGGCAATTGATTCAAGATCTGTAATCATTgttatggtatcagagcctacctAAACCCTAACAGGCGATTTTTTTTAAGAACAAAGCCACAGTTTTGCTTCAATCTTCTTCCATGACAAAATATGCTTCTGGTTCAGGTGAAGTGAAGGACATGGCCTTGCACCCTGCCTACACTGTCACAAACATCCAGACAAAGATCCGAACATTGGATGGCTCTAAAGTCACATACTCGTCCTGGAAAAAGTTGTTTCCTCTTTACGCCAAGGCTTACAAGGTTCTCGATCACATTAATGACACTCCTGAACCAGTTGACACCAATCCCGGGTACCTCCAATGGGCTGAAATCGATGCACTTGTCCTTCAATGGATATACAACACCTTGTCTGATGAATTAATGGTCTGCATCTTAGAGACTGATACCACTGCCCAAGCCGCTTGGAATAAACTCAAATCAACTTTTCTCAACAACAAAGGGTCATGTGCAGCAGCCCTTGAACAGGAATTCACAAGTCTTACCTTGGGAGCATGTTTATCAATGGAATCTTATTGCCAAAACTTAAAGATCTTGTTGATCATCTTAGAGATGTTGAGAACCCAGTCACTCAGTCTAGACTGGTCTTACAAATGATTCGTGGGttaccaccggagtttgatgttGTCGGGGCCTACATCAATCAAAGCTCTCCGAACAGCTCGTAGCATGTTACAACTTGAACAACACAAACAAAAAGCTAGACAAAATCAAACCTACTCGGTTCTCGCTGCTCCTACTTCTGTCAATAGGACACCACAAAACGAAGCAGTTGGTCAACGTAATCAAGGTCAACCCTACAACAAATACTCGAGCAGAGGTACAGGTACTCGCGAGCGAGGCTTTACTGGTTGAGGACATGGCAAAAGCTTCATGGAACGTGGCAGTCATCGCCACCAAAACTGGAAACAAGGAAATCAATGGCAACAGCAAGGATGGAATGGATTGCAATCATGGTATCCACCTCCATCACCATACCCTTTTCATGGACCGAATCAATCCACAAATCACTGGGCTAATCACACCTACGGGCCCAGTCAATATTCTGGACCCACAACACAACAGGGGCCAATTAGACCTCCGAAGTAGCCATCAGGTCCGACGCCTACTCCCACTCCTCAATTTGTTGGTTATTCTGACTACAATTTGTCAGATTTAGCACAGACAATGCAACAAGTTCATATTAATTCCAATGATCCGGCGTGGTATATGGACTCCGGTG includes:
- the LOC111920354 gene encoding uncharacterized protein LOC111920354; this translates as MYVTRSLSHYKSSPEALYQPPEGPNSGYLIIQDEESETYSCFGLYKNRYLAGLPFPQNKRLTTRYASGNGEHRRVYYNEVVFIPVLNQPLSSNRYYAIKPRGSHKGEAFACSKEEDMTPCCFCNCVSDVKPRPLEPNDVYQQFEIVPYKASCRGDGSFNAKSVAEDGYPPHFLRRKGWEIYTKTPKNYELREANGLNDSLRSRLPEFSFSPSNKTSNSVVVGKWYCPFMFIKEGRLNEQVKMSIFYEMTLEQKWEPVFEQENEHNDKGNDVFVKASFQNEAVFIGESQQEAIWDEKDMVDGTLWFFCRGADNVKEESVGLRREIVERMRWEEEKVGWVDGGDNRIHMVTREEKFEGSGGWKRFGCYVLVERFVLKRMDGTLVMAYDFRHIHQIKTIFE
- the LOC111920323 gene encoding uncharacterized protein LOC111920323, whose protein sequence is MTKYASGSGEVKDMALHPAYTVTNIQTKIRTLDGSKVTYSSWKKLFPLYAKAYKVLDHINDTPEPVDTNPGYLQWAEIDALVLQWIYNTLSDELMVCILETDTTAQAAWNKLKSTFLNNKGSCAAALEQEFTSLTLGACLSMESYCQNLKILLIILEMLRTQSLSLDWSYK